A single region of the Silene latifolia isolate original U9 population chromosome 8, ASM4854445v1, whole genome shotgun sequence genome encodes:
- the LOC141594968 gene encoding uncharacterized protein LOC141594968 — translation MENLRRRLEELGGKWADELPLVLWPDRTTPKTATDQTPFSLVFATEAVIPSEVLVPTHRSGCMTGELNSAEIIRSLDMVDELRASAKIHLAAFEKSVAKSYNKNLPGSMVALEPHEIASAGLSTVNAG, via the exons ATGGAAAATTTGAGGAGGAGGTTGgaagagttaggaggaaagtgggcagatgagttgCCACTAGTACTGTGGCCAGACAGAACAACACCAAAGACAGCGACAgaccaaacacccttcagcctggtgtttgcaACAGAGGCAGTGATTCCATCAGAGGTTCTAGTTCCAACTCACAGGTCTGGATGCATGACAGGGGAATTGAACAGTGCAGAGATAATCAGGAGTCTAGACATGGTAGACGAGCTTCGAGCAAGCGCGAAGATACATCTGGCTGCCTTCGAAAAGTCAGTCgccaaaagctacaacaagaac CTTCCTGGGTCCATGGTTGCTCTGGAACCCCATGAGATAgcgtcag CGGGACTATCAACTGTGAACGcagggtga
- the LOC141594969 gene encoding uncharacterized protein LOC141594969, producing MEGKLISYKNTMLAILLILVIVELMGEKAQGCSDDGQECGLFKRCCAGFFCNNREDILGGKCQKENSGCGEKNEACSKIAFQKCCGKLECSGTFSGTCKDRVEPSCFGLGKPCGPKQQILGRCCAGTICDNSNSDSIFGGVCVKGSSFTATVKKTPRIMK from the exons ATGGAGGGCAAGCTCATTTCATACAAGAATACTATGTTGGCGATTCTTCTCATCCTTGTAATCG TTGAACTCATGGGCGAGAAAGCACAAGGATGTTCAGATGATGGACAAGAATGTGGCCTTTTTAAACGTTGTTGTGCGGGATTCTTTTGTAATAATAGAGAGGACATTTTGGGAGGCAAATGCCAAAAAG AGAATAGCGGATGTGGAGAGAAAAATGAAGCATGCTCAAAGATCGCTTTTCAGAAATGTTGTGGAAAACTCGAATGCTCAggaactttcagtggcacgtgcAAAGATA GGGTAGAACCATCTTGTTTTGGTCTTGGAAAGCCATGTGGCCCAAAACAGCAGATTCTTGGTCGTTGTTGTGCGGGAACCATTTGTGATAACAGTAATAGTGACAGCATTTTCGGAGGTGTATGCGTAAAAG GTAGCAGTTTTACTGCAACTGTAAAAAAAACACCTAGAATAATGAAGTGA